A stretch of the bacterium SCSIO 12827 genome encodes the following:
- a CDS encoding PrpF family protein, which produces MTIMQRKTPAVFFRGGTSKAVFFRAEDVPTDVEERNRMLRAVMGSPDPYGRQLDGLGGGISSLSKAMWVERSTRNDADVDYTFAQVGIRDDVVDMSSNCGNMTSAVAPFAVEEGIFPVADGPAMVRMFNTNTKKVVHAHFTVQDGRAVSTGDMEIPGVSGTGAPMRLDWMDPAGTAGRGVLPTGKLQETFSAPGFGEFPGSIVDAASVCVYVPASAFGLTCAESPMAIDDMKEVMAGMEYVRRDAAVRAGLAATPDAAAQAPPRVALIAPPVAYKTLAGTEIAAEDYNIAVRVASMENIHRAVQVTGAMSISAGLVVEGTLLNEMAVNLDTKGDLKIGNPSGVLATRADARKNADGSWNLVSTSAYRTFRRIMDGYVYHP; this is translated from the coding sequence ATGACCATCATGCAACGCAAAACCCCAGCCGTATTTTTTCGCGGCGGAACCTCGAAGGCCGTGTTCTTCCGCGCCGAGGACGTGCCCACCGATGTCGAGGAGCGCAACCGCATGCTGCGCGCCGTCATGGGCAGCCCCGACCCCTACGGCCGGCAGTTGGACGGCCTGGGTGGGGGAATCTCATCCCTGTCCAAGGCCATGTGGGTCGAACGCTCGACCCGCAACGACGCCGACGTCGATTATACCTTCGCGCAGGTCGGCATCCGCGACGACGTGGTCGACATGTCCTCCAACTGCGGCAACATGACCTCGGCCGTCGCCCCCTTCGCCGTCGAGGAAGGAATCTTTCCCGTCGCGGACGGCCCGGCCATGGTTCGCATGTTCAACACCAACACCAAGAAGGTCGTGCACGCGCATTTCACCGTCCAAGACGGCCGTGCCGTCTCCACCGGCGATATGGAAATCCCCGGAGTCTCCGGAACGGGTGCGCCCATGCGCCTCGACTGGATGGACCCGGCCGGCACCGCCGGGCGCGGCGTGCTGCCCACGGGCAAGCTGCAGGAAACCTTTTCCGCCCCCGGGTTCGGGGAATTCCCCGGCTCCATCGTTGATGCAGCCTCGGTCTGCGTCTATGTGCCCGCATCGGCATTCGGCCTGACCTGCGCCGAGTCGCCCATGGCCATCGACGACATGAAAGAGGTCATGGCCGGCATGGAATACGTGCGGCGCGACGCTGCCGTGCGCGCCGGCCTGGCCGCAACGCCCGACGCCGCCGCCCAGGCCCCCCCCCGGGTCGCCCTGATCGCCCCGCCGGTCGCCTACAAAACACTGGCCGGCACGGAAATCGCGGCCGAGGACTACAACATCGCCGTCCGCGTCGCCTCCATGGAGAACATCCACCGGGCGGTCCAGGTCACGGGCGCCATGAGCATTTCCGCCGGTCTGGTCGTGGAGGGCACGCTGTTGAACGAAATGGCCGTCAATCTGGACACCAAGGGTGACCTCAAGATCGGCAACCCGTCAGGGGTGCTGGCGACTCGCGCGGACGCCCGGAAGAACGCGGACGGATCGTGGAACCTGGTCTCGACCTCGGCCTACCGCACCTTCCGGCGCATCATGGACGGATACGTCTATCATCCGTAA
- a CDS encoding GNAT family N-acetyltransferase, translating to MPDAVISTVTGGPDLDTVREMFAEYGADVSRAYCLNGFDAELAGLPGAYGPPRGTLLLLRADGTAAGVVGVRALSEDCAEIKRLYVRPAWQGQGFGRTLAEAAVGHARAAGFHSLRLDTLDHMQGAQALYRAMGFVDIPAYHDDTAPGMRFMERVL from the coding sequence ATGCCGGACGCGGTCATTTCGACGGTCACCGGCGGCCCGGACCTCGATACGGTGCGGGAGATGTTTGCCGAATATGGGGCTGACGTTTCCCGCGCCTATTGCCTGAACGGTTTCGATGCCGAACTGGCTGGGCTGCCTGGAGCCTATGGTCCTCCACGGGGGACTTTGTTGCTACTACGCGCGGATGGCACCGCCGCCGGCGTGGTCGGCGTACGTGCCCTTTCCGAAGACTGTGCGGAAATCAAACGTCTTTATGTGCGGCCAGCCTGGCAGGGCCAGGGTTTCGGCCGCACGCTGGCGGAAGCCGCTGTGGGACACGCCCGGGCCGCCGGGTTTCACTCTCTTCGCCTGGATACTCTCGATCACATGCAGGGCGCACAGGCCCTCTACCGCGCTATGGGGTTCGTCGACATCCCGGCCTATCACGACGACACGGCCCCCGGCATGCGGTTCATGGAACGGGTCCTTTAG
- a CDS encoding tetratricopeptide repeat protein, translated as MTGRRLMARFAFVAVASMGIGACGALQESQIFTDTFWAGSPLKKNDEAELGIAELAKGNFVTAESHFQRALQANPKDVDALLGAGILYQNTGQITKSRQMYEAVLALRPEESQQFVVWNNLATRPASQIASVNLSLLDSGEVPSAVRLGQAPAGFPGAPATVSASPTGHAPATSFGAPPPMASAQPQQAMATPGMPVTTMDSFSGGDQNVISRFSTMRALKDQGLVTPQEYATRRQANVGALLPLTSPPSSAGLDRPVPTTEQISGRLRAIGRALELRAISVSQHAAERNMILDALMPAAPVRLVNPAPPPQGLMEAADMVRRLEQLRDGGYISSDEYTRERAAIEKAMQPEAPKMVSAQAAPTSLVGTDKAEKMEKPKGPQPGVHLASYRSEKQAEDGWKLIQRRHRTVLKDMEHEVAKIDLGKKGVYYRLKAGPLKSAGEAKGICADLKKRRQFCEPTTVGG; from the coding sequence ATGACCGGTCGACGTCTTATGGCGCGGTTTGCGTTTGTTGCGGTGGCGAGCATGGGCATTGGTGCCTGTGGCGCCTTGCAGGAATCGCAGATCTTCACGGATACCTTCTGGGCGGGAAGCCCCTTGAAGAAGAACGACGAGGCCGAATTGGGCATCGCTGAACTGGCCAAGGGCAACTTCGTCACGGCCGAAAGCCATTTCCAGAGGGCCTTGCAGGCCAACCCGAAGGATGTCGACGCCCTGCTTGGTGCGGGCATCCTCTATCAGAATACGGGCCAGATCACGAAGTCGCGCCAGATGTACGAGGCCGTGTTGGCCCTACGTCCGGAAGAATCACAGCAATTCGTGGTGTGGAACAACCTGGCGACGCGGCCTGCCTCGCAGATCGCCAGCGTCAATCTGTCGTTGCTCGATTCCGGCGAAGTGCCCAGTGCCGTGCGTTTGGGGCAGGCCCCCGCCGGGTTCCCGGGTGCGCCCGCCACGGTTTCTGCATCACCCACGGGTCATGCTCCGGCGACCTCGTTCGGAGCACCCCCGCCCATGGCATCGGCCCAGCCGCAGCAGGCCATGGCCACCCCCGGCATGCCGGTAACCACCATGGATTCTTTCTCTGGCGGCGACCAGAACGTGATTTCACGGTTTTCGACCATGCGCGCTCTGAAGGACCAGGGCCTCGTCACGCCGCAGGAATATGCGACCCGGCGTCAGGCCAATGTCGGCGCCTTGTTGCCGCTGACCTCGCCGCCGTCGTCGGCAGGGCTGGACCGGCCGGTGCCGACCACGGAACAGATTTCCGGGCGCCTGCGCGCCATTGGCCGCGCCCTTGAACTGCGCGCCATTTCCGTTTCGCAGCATGCGGCGGAACGCAACATGATCCTTGATGCCTTGATGCCGGCCGCGCCCGTGCGTCTGGTCAATCCGGCACCGCCGCCCCAGGGCCTGATGGAAGCTGCCGACATGGTGCGCCGCCTCGAGCAGTTGCGCGATGGTGGTTATATCTCGTCAGACGAATACACCCGCGAACGCGCGGCCATTGAAAAGGCGATGCAGCCGGAAGCACCCAAGATGGTGTCGGCCCAAGCCGCCCCCACCAGCCTTGTCGGCACGGACAAGGCCGAGAAGATGGAAAAGCCGAAGGGCCCGCAGCCGGGCGTGCACCTCGCGTCTTATCGTTCGGAAAAGCAGGCCGAGGACGGCTGGAAACTGATTCAGCGCCGCCACCGCACCGTGCTCAAGGACATGGAGCATGAGGTCGCCAAGATCGATCTTGGCAAGAAGGGCGTCTATTACCGCCTCAAGGCCGGGCCGCTGAAATCGGCGGGCGAAGCCAAGGGAATCTGCGCCGACCTGAAGAAGCGCCGTCAGTTCTGCGAGCCGACAACCGTCGGCGGCTGA
- the greB gene encoding transcription elongation factor GreB: MSKAFVNEDAAADVDLEDEIDDGPVLPAGARNLLTPEGHARLQAELKHLRYVERPKVVDIVSWAASNGDRSENGDYIYGKKRLREIDRRQRYLMKRLDIAEVVDPARQTNRDQVFFGAWVTFENSRGEEKTVRIVGVDEARLEEGEISWVSPMARALMKAEEGDVVNVRTPQGLDEVEVVRISYDGP, from the coding sequence GTGAGCAAGGCATTCGTGAACGAGGACGCGGCGGCGGACGTCGATCTTGAGGACGAGATCGATGACGGCCCCGTGCTGCCGGCGGGGGCGCGTAATCTGTTGACGCCCGAGGGCCATGCGCGCCTGCAGGCGGAGCTCAAGCATCTGCGCTATGTTGAGCGGCCCAAGGTCGTCGACATCGTGTCCTGGGCGGCAAGCAACGGCGATCGCTCGGAAAACGGCGACTACATCTACGGCAAGAAGCGGCTGCGCGAAATCGACCGGCGCCAGCGCTATCTGATGAAACGCCTGGACATCGCCGAGGTCGTGGACCCGGCGCGACAGACCAACCGCGATCAGGTGTTCTTCGGCGCTTGGGTGACCTTCGAGAATTCACGGGGTGAGGAAAAGACCGTGCGCATCGTCGGCGTCGACGAGGCGCGCCTTGAAGAGGGCGAAATCAGCTGGGTCTCACCCATGGCCCGCGCCCTCATGAAGGCGGAGGAGGGCGACGTGGTCAACGTGCGCACGCCCCAGGGCCTCGACGAGGTCGAGGTCGTCCGCATCTCCTACGACGGGCCCTGA
- a CDS encoding GNAT family N-acetyltransferase: MTDTPDRPLGPPLPRWTPRPRPGRDALSGPRCRLEPLSADAHGQDLWQANAADTDGRMWDYMSCGPFADFTEYRTWLAGAAAGEDPLFFAIVDQASGKTLGVASYLRIDPANGVIEVGNIAYSPALQGTVLATEAMHLMMAHAFDGLGYRRYEWKCNAFNAPSRRAAQRLGFSYEGLFRNHMIVKGRSRDTAWFAITDADWPAIKAAHETWLAAGNFDADGKQRRALSALTKALRKDDPGTVV, from the coding sequence ATGACCGACACCCCCGACAGACCGCTCGGCCCCCCGCTTCCCCGGTGGACGCCCCGCCCTCGCCCCGGCCGCGACGCGCTGTCCGGCCCGCGCTGCCGGCTGGAGCCCCTGTCCGCTGACGCCCATGGCCAGGACCTCTGGCAGGCAAACGCCGCCGACACGGACGGGCGCATGTGGGATTACATGTCCTGCGGCCCCTTCGCCGATTTTACGGAATACCGCACTTGGCTGGCCGGCGCGGCGGCGGGCGAAGATCCTTTGTTCTTCGCCATCGTTGATCAAGCATCGGGCAAGACGCTCGGCGTCGCCAGTTATCTGCGCATTGATCCCGCCAACGGCGTGATCGAAGTCGGCAACATCGCCTACTCCCCGGCCCTGCAGGGCACGGTGCTGGCGACCGAGGCCATGCATCTGATGATGGCCCATGCCTTCGACGGGCTCGGCTATCGGCGATACGAGTGGAAGTGCAACGCGTTCAACGCGCCGTCACGCCGGGCGGCGCAACGCCTGGGCTTTTCCTATGAAGGTCTGTTCCGCAATCACATGATCGTCAAGGGACGCAGCCGCGACACCGCCTGGTTCGCGATCACCGACGCCGATTGGCCGGCCATCAAGGCGGCCCATGAAACCTGGCTGGCGGCGGGTAATTTCGACGCGGACGGCAAGCAACGCCGCGCGTTGTCGGCACTGACCAAGGCGCTCAGAAAGGATGACCCGGGAACGGTGGTATAA